The genomic interval AAACCCAACTCTTCATCCAAATGCGCACAGTGATATGCCTCGCATTGCTGGGCATCTATCGAGCCCCCATACGCGAAAAACCCGACATCGCCCGCAAACTGCACAATCACCCCAGGCTCACAGCGGATACTTGAGCCAAAGCGGGCAGCAACCCCATAATAAAACTTATTGATACGGACCTTTGACCCCACGAGCACTTGGCTATTGTAATTGCACATGATACCGGCACCATAGCCTTCATCTTGCCACTGTCCATAGCCCAAAAACGCCTTAGTACCATTGATAGTCATGCCATCGATTTTAAAAATACCATTGCCCCGCTGCATCAAAAAGCCACAGCGGTTATGGGCATCATCAAAATGTAACTGTACTCTATCAGGATTGTTCAAATTGCCAATAATCTCTACCCGATCAGTAAAAAAATCAATTTCAACTTGGCTTAAATAATACTCACCATCGGCAATTTTGATTTGGATAAAGCCTTTATCACCCAAGTTATTTAATTGGCTTTTACAATAAGCCAAAGCCGCGTGAATAGTCGGTAATGTTTGCGGCACCTCAATACGTTGCCAACGGTTGGATACTTTTTTAATCATAATAACAGCAAGCTAACAAGTGATATGGCACTCAAAATGAGTAGGTCGACCATACATCGCCAAAAAACCTAGCGATAGTCAAAGCCATTGCAATTATCTAGGAAATAGCCGCTGTAATATGTTGGGTTTTCTTAGTGAATATGAAGTTTTTTATGACGTTTTAGGTTTTGCCAATTTTGTACTCAACGAATTCGCGACCCAGGCAGGACCAATCAACAAAAATTGTAAGTCTTCAAAAAATGACGGTTTTTTACCTTCGATTTTGTGACCGACAAATTGCCCAATCCACGCTACCACAAATACGCCAAACCAAAACTTAAACCCAACTGGCAAAATAGCAATCGCTGCTAAGCAAAACAGCACAAACATGCCCATAGCAATAAATAATTGGGTAGACAGACGGAGATAAAACAGCATTACCAAAGCAATCAAT from Moraxella osloensis carries:
- a CDS encoding DUF962 domain-containing protein → MASVTLLHSKKSLQSWLADYAVSHQHPINKKIHWLCVPTIFASILGMGMSWQAAFTLVLIALVMLFYLRLSTQLFIAMGMFVLFCLAAIAILPVGFKFWFGVFVVAWIGQFVGHKIEGKKPSFFEDLQFLLIGPAWVANSLSTKLAKPKTS